From the genome of Eucalyptus grandis isolate ANBG69807.140 chromosome 2, ASM1654582v1, whole genome shotgun sequence, one region includes:
- the LOC104433299 gene encoding glutamic acid-rich protein-like, which yields MLRQLSGRNPRTRTFDPRHVTLACLLLLLLLVICLGLLYEVKPSSLKNRHHEISPFGRKELRLQAAGQGSRREMIEEKEERAGREREEIKKLQESKANEEDGEVGDDERDVRSDREIEEEEELEEMDDLVNEEEELEEEEDEERER from the coding sequence ATGTTGAGACAGCTATCCGGCAGAAACCCAAGGACCAGGACCTTCGACCCGAGGCATGTGACTCTAGCatgtctcctcctcctcctcctccttgtaATCTGCTTAGGGTTGCTTTATGAAGTGAAGCCATCTTCCCTCAAGAACCGTCACCACGAGATCTCGCCGTTTGGGAGGAAGGAGTTGCGTCTTCAAGCTGCGGGCCAAGGTTCGAGGAGGGAGATGatagaagagaaggaagagagagcgggaagagagagagaagaaatcaaaaagcTCCAAGAAAGCAAGGCGAACGAAGAAGACGGCGAGGTTGGAGATGATGAGAGGGACGTGAGGAGTGATCGAGagatagaggaagaggaagagttgGAGGAGATGGATGATTTGgtcaacgaagaagaagaattggaggaggaggaagatgaagagcGAGAGAGGTAG